One Synechococcales cyanobacterium T60_A2020_003 DNA window includes the following coding sequences:
- a CDS encoding cupredoxin domain-containing protein, with protein sequence MKKIVTTTSLLLAIMAGTVSAQEHSEMSSEPTEQTVQFQRIDQPLWVKGAVTAGGLSLIGLELWWFLFSKPKSWWATAQDGMQEVTITVDGGYEPNRIVVQAGLPVRLKFDRKDPSSCLEEVRFPDFRIARSLPLNETTTIEFTPEQPGQYEFTCGMNMFRGMVEVQPKETERAIALSADRVQ encoded by the coding sequence ATGAAAAAGATTGTGACAACAACCAGTCTACTGCTAGCGATCATGGCGGGAACGGTGTCGGCTCAGGAGCATTCGGAGATGTCGTCCGAGCCAACCGAACAGACCGTTCAGTTTCAACGCATTGACCAACCGTTGTGGGTTAAAGGTGCGGTTACAGCCGGAGGGTTGAGTTTGATTGGGTTGGAGCTGTGGTGGTTTCTATTTAGCAAGCCCAAATCGTGGTGGGCTACGGCTCAGGATGGGATGCAAGAGGTCACTATAACGGTCGATGGTGGATATGAGCCGAACCGGATTGTGGTGCAGGCGGGTCTACCTGTGCGACTGAAGTTCGACCGCAAAGATCCGAGTAGCTGTCTGGAGGAGGTTCGTTTTCCTGATTTTCGGATTGCGCGATCGCTCCCACTGAATGAAACGACAACGATTGAATTCACACCAGAACAGCCGGGACAGTATGAGTTCACGTGCGGTATGAATATGTTTCGGGGGATGGTGGAGGTGCAGCCCAAAGAGACAGAACGGGCGATCGCTCTATCTGCTGACAGGGTACAATAA